The bacterium genome has a window encoding:
- a CDS encoding cache domain-containing protein, whose protein sequence is MFRVRSFKTKLIVGAILLAAVPGVIVLGLTVRSQGQVAEVAVVECSNLGYATLDHVAKDVQRMCDVERLATGVADAGSPLTMGSAELRRAIMDIRIGETGYVFVLDGAGHYVVSAGGKRNGESIWQAKDADGVLFIQEIIRKAKAAPPGAIVEQRYPWLNKGDTAPRLKVARVTYVPEWDWVIGAGAYLDEFMAAERQIRAAGARSLRTLTVVIGCAMVFMGLAAWIGGRYLTTPLLRAARMADAVAAGDLRGRLGLTQTDEVGSLGRALDRMADGLQENADVARHIADGDLGVEVTPRGPEDTFGQSLRAMAGSLRDTVAGIQHVAEQVKVGSAEVSGSSASLAQGATEQAAALQQITAAMVELGTTVEQNATKASEADQLTDEAREVARDGVGRMTEMTGAMAEISTASEAIASIIKVIDDIAFQTNLLALNAAVEAARAGKHGRGFAVVAEEVRNLAGRSAKAARETAELINGTLDKVGRGTDIADRTAESLAGILESVTRSSDLVAAIAAASREQSAGIAEVSNGLRQIDQVTQQTSANSEETAAAGQELAGLAASLNDLVSRFQLQDGGRPAAPMAGVHAEEGFEAPAWS, encoded by the coding sequence ATGTTCCGTGTCCGGTCCTTCAAAACCAAGCTGATCGTGGGCGCGATCCTGCTCGCGGCGGTGCCGGGCGTGATCGTGCTCGGCCTGACCGTCCGCTCGCAGGGGCAGGTGGCCGAGGTGGCGGTCGTGGAGTGCTCGAACCTGGGCTACGCGACGCTCGACCATGTGGCCAAGGACGTGCAGCGCATGTGCGACGTGGAACGGCTGGCCACCGGCGTGGCCGACGCGGGTTCGCCCCTGACCATGGGCTCGGCGGAGCTCCGCCGGGCGATCATGGACATCCGCATCGGGGAGACGGGCTACGTCTTCGTGCTGGACGGCGCCGGCCACTACGTGGTCTCCGCCGGCGGCAAGCGCAACGGCGAGTCGATCTGGCAGGCCAAGGACGCCGACGGCGTGCTGTTCATCCAGGAGATCATCCGGAAAGCCAAGGCGGCGCCGCCGGGCGCCATCGTCGAGCAGCGCTATCCGTGGCTGAACAAGGGCGACACCGCGCCGCGGCTCAAGGTGGCCCGGGTCACCTACGTGCCCGAGTGGGACTGGGTCATCGGGGCCGGCGCCTACCTGGACGAGTTCATGGCCGCCGAGCGCCAGATCCGCGCCGCGGGGGCCCGCAGTCTCCGCACCCTGACCGTGGTCATCGGCTGCGCGATGGTCTTCATGGGCCTGGCTGCCTGGATCGGCGGCCGCTACCTGACGACGCCGCTGCTGCGCGCCGCGCGCATGGCCGACGCCGTGGCCGCGGGCGACCTGCGCGGGCGCCTGGGCCTGACCCAGACCGACGAGGTGGGCAGCCTCGGACGCGCCCTCGACCGCATGGCCGACGGCCTGCAGGAGAACGCCGACGTGGCGCGCCACATCGCCGACGGCGACCTGGGCGTCGAGGTGACGCCACGGGGGCCGGAGGACACCTTCGGCCAGTCGCTGCGGGCCATGGCCGGCAGTCTGCGCGACACGGTCGCGGGCATCCAGCACGTGGCCGAGCAGGTGAAGGTGGGCTCGGCCGAGGTGTCGGGTTCGAGCGCCAGCCTGGCCCAGGGCGCCACCGAGCAGGCGGCGGCCCTGCAGCAGATCACCGCCGCCATGGTCGAACTGGGCACGACCGTCGAGCAGAACGCCACCAAGGCCTCCGAAGCCGACCAGCTCACCGACGAGGCCCGCGAAGTGGCGCGGGACGGGGTCGGCCGCATGACCGAGATGACCGGCGCCATGGCCGAGATCAGCACCGCGAGCGAAGCCATCGCCAGCATCATCAAGGTGATCGACGACATCGCCTTCCAGACCAACCTGCTGGCCCTGAACGCCGCCGTGGAAGCGGCGCGCGCGGGCAAGCACGGACGCGGTTTCGCCGTCGTCGCCGAGGAGGTGCGCAACCTGGCCGGACGCAGCGCGAAGGCGGCCCGCGAGACGGCCGAGCTGATCAACGGCACCCTGGACAAGGTGGGCCGCGGCACCGACATCGCCGACCGCACGGCCGAGTCCCTCGCCGGCATCCTGGAGTCGGTGACCCGCTCGAGCGACCTCGTGGCGGCCATCGCCGCGGCCAGCCGCGAACAGAGCGCCGGCATCGCCGAGGTGAGCAACGGCCTGCGTCAGATCGACCAGGTGACCCAGCAGACCAGCGCCAACAGCGAGGAAACGGCGGCGGCGGGCCAGGAGCTCGCGGGCCTCGCGGCCTCGCTCAACGACCTCGTCTCGCGGTTCCAGCTCCAGGACGGCGGCCGTCCGGCAGCCCCCATGGCGGGCGTGCACGCCGAAGAGGGCTTCGAGGCGCCCGCCTGGAGCTGA
- a CDS encoding trypsin-like serine protease has product MRIVLPVLLLTFCCAANAPAIVIRHDREDARYRALADGHPEVGRIGAGMGTLVAPCWVVTAGHVAEQVLGGGEVVFGERAVPVARVFIHPDYAVEGRHRDLALVELAAPVADIAPARLYGRDDETGRQILFVGDGQTGDGRTGPAPGPRIRRGAHNVVTDATPGWLHFAFDAPPQGADLEGISGPGDSGGPALLRRDDALWVLGVSAYNDGGALCTYGTNEHYARVSDERAWLDGVMAGTVTTTSERRLLRHEVDADGNDTVASEEIRDVPLSPADGERAAAVTRALIAALNAADGTAFGRPFSAAYLEREGAAGLAGMLEFVSGSRAVHGDIVSLHPVGATALAVGSAGRVMIPVVWHMADGMGGYFGLVLDGAGRIDEFSLFVRRGVCRAGGECEEAVPIAE; this is encoded by the coding sequence ATGCGAATCGTTCTGCCTGTCCTCCTGCTGACCTTCTGCTGCGCCGCCAACGCACCGGCCATCGTGATCCGGCACGACCGGGAAGACGCCCGCTATCGCGCCCTGGCCGACGGGCACCCCGAGGTGGGGCGGATCGGGGCCGGGATGGGCACCCTCGTGGCTCCGTGCTGGGTCGTGACCGCGGGCCACGTGGCCGAGCAGGTCCTCGGCGGCGGGGAGGTGGTCTTCGGCGAGCGGGCCGTCCCCGTCGCCCGGGTGTTCATCCACCCGGACTACGCCGTCGAGGGGCGGCACCGGGACCTGGCGCTCGTCGAACTGGCCGCGCCGGTCGCGGACATCGCGCCGGCCCGGCTGTACGGCCGCGACGACGAGACGGGCCGGCAGATCCTCTTTGTCGGCGACGGGCAGACCGGCGACGGCCGCACCGGTCCCGCGCCCGGCCCCCGCATCCGTCGCGGCGCCCACAACGTCGTCACGGATGCGACACCGGGCTGGCTCCACTTCGCCTTCGATGCCCCGCCGCAGGGCGCCGACCTGGAGGGCATCAGCGGCCCCGGCGACAGCGGCGGCCCGGCGCTGCTGCGGCGCGACGACGCGCTGTGGGTCCTGGGCGTCAGCGCCTACAACGACGGCGGCGCCCTCTGCACCTACGGGACGAACGAACACTACGCCCGCGTCTCGGACGAGCGCGCCTGGTTGGACGGCGTCATGGCCGGAACCGTCACGACGACGAGCGAACGGCGCCTGCTCCGCCATGAGGTCGACGCCGACGGCAACGACACGGTGGCGTCCGAGGAGATCCGGGACGTCCCGTTGTCGCCGGCCGACGGCGAGCGGGCCGCCGCCGTGACGCGGGCGCTCATCGCGGCCCTCAACGCCGCGGACGGGACCGCCTTCGGGCGCCCGTTCAGCGCGGCGTACCTGGAGCGCGAAGGCGCCGCGGGGCTGGCGGGCATGCTGGAATTCGTGAGCGGGTCGCGGGCCGTCCACGGCGACATCGTGTCGCTGCACCCGGTGGGGGCGACCGCGCTGGCGGTCGGGTCGGCGGGACGGGTCATGATCCCGGTCGTCTGGCACATGGCGGACGGCATGGGGGGCTACTTCGGTCTGGTCCTCGACGGCGCCGGGCGCATCGACGAGTTCTCGCTCTTCGTGAGGCGGGGGGTCTGTCGGGCCGGCGGCGAATGCGAGGAAGCTGTCCCGATTGCCGAATAG
- a CDS encoding 4Fe-4S dicluster domain-containing protein — protein MLNEQLVKKGEEAVELDNDCREGICGACVAACPNGSASLFVSAKISQFSWLPQGDAERTRRALRMVEQMDSEGFGDCSNHGECEAVCPKEISIQNIARMRREFVKAAFKG, from the coding sequence ATCCTGAACGAGCAGCTGGTGAAGAAGGGCGAGGAGGCGGTCGAGCTCGACAACGACTGCCGCGAGGGCATCTGCGGCGCCTGCGTGGCGGCCTGCCCCAACGGGTCGGCCTCGCTCTTCGTCAGCGCCAAGATCAGCCAGTTCAGCTGGCTGCCCCAGGGCGACGCCGAGCGGACGCGCCGCGCGCTGCGCATGGTCGAGCAGATGGACAGCGAGGGCTTCGGCGACTGCTCGAACCACGGCGAGTGCGAGGCCGTGTGCCCGAAGGAGATCTCGATCCAGAACATCGCCCGCATGCGGCGCGAGTTCGTGAAGGCGGCCTTCAAGGGTTAG
- a CDS encoding response regulator has product MSDATTGTAGGLPPVIMVDDSSIDAVVARQCHKLSELPHEFIVFESGTRFLAHLEEIGAGSAPMPLVVLLDINMPGMNGFEVLETVRSREAFLEIPVIVMLTNSDRSQDIERATQLGADGFKTKPNVLADYIAFFRSLPSVSPRISTS; this is encoded by the coding sequence ATGTCCGACGCAACAACCGGAACCGCCGGAGGCCTGCCTCCAGTCATCATGGTCGACGACAGCTCTATAGACGCCGTGGTCGCCCGGCAGTGCCACAAGTTGTCGGAGCTGCCGCACGAGTTCATCGTCTTCGAGTCCGGAACCCGCTTCCTCGCCCACCTCGAAGAGATCGGGGCGGGCAGCGCGCCCATGCCGCTGGTCGTGCTGCTGGACATCAATATGCCGGGCATGAACGGTTTCGAGGTGCTCGAGACGGTCCGCTCCCGCGAGGCGTTCCTCGAGATCCCGGTGATCGTGATGCTCACGAATTCTGACCGGTCGCAGGACATCGAGCGGGCCACGCAACTGGGCGCCGACGGCTTCAAGACGAAGCCCAACGTCCTGGCGGACTACATCGCCTTCTTCAGGTCGCTGCCTTCGGTGTCTCCGCGTATCTCGACATCCTGA